In Lemur catta isolate mLemCat1 chromosome 5, mLemCat1.pri, whole genome shotgun sequence, the genomic stretch TACAAGGGATCGTTCCAGGAGCGCAAGACTCTGAGTACCAAGTTCAAAAGGTCTTCGTGCTAAGAAACCACACAGAACAAGTGCATTAAAATAAGCCAAATACAACAGGGTTAGGTACATGTGATTTTTGCTCAGAGAGGCTGGAATAAACTGGCTCTTTATTATTCCTatgtgtatgtaattttttttgtaggtTATAGAAGttgtagaaatgcaaattttaagcTATTGATCTACActttgctataataaaaaaaaatctgggttaCTGCGATAACTAATTTTTCTAATGGGAATTCTAATTGATAACAtgaagaattttgttttctttttgaaattctatCCTTATTAAGATCTTTtatatttgattaatttgcttATCCTTGGGGAGAAACTAAAGTTTTGCTGGAACTCAATGGGTGTCTCTAGTACCTGACTCAGGAAAGATAGATTCCACCAATGTCAGTGATAAGGAGCCCAAATAATTGTCACCCAAGAATTCATGCCTATTAATGAATCCAATTGTTCATTAATATAGTCATttgtaatttgtaattttattttaggatattagAACAAAGAGACAACAAAGATGACATGGCGCTCATAAACATCTTTCCCCAACCTATGCAATCCCTTGCCCCACGCTGCTAGCAGAGCAGTCTATTCTACTGGCATATGCTGGTGAATAAAATGGAACaatgttatatttaataacaGCATCAATGGAGTTCACACTGGAGTTTTGGCCGCCGAGTATGCACATTCCAGGATTGTACATGAGACTCTAAGTAGCTGATTATCTCTGATTAAAAATGCTTACCGTGTCGATGTCTGTGAACTAGTCTAGTGGTGATGAGAATGAGGAACAGTGGAGAAACGAAGGGACATTGCAATGGAAACATGCAGTAGGATATGAAAGAAGAGCTGTAAAGAGGTGCAAGCGGTAAAGTGAATGTCAGTGGGGTTTTGTTGGGAGCCCTGTGGCACAATGATTAAGAGTGAAGGCTTTGACTTGGTATGGTTTCACCCATCCCCGCCTACCCCTCCAGAACCTGcgtgatttctgttgagttttacttccatctgtgcacatgagtgctgtttggttagttccaatttaaaagTGAGTATTTGcagtatttgcttttccattcttgcgatacttcacttacgAAGCCCAGATTCACTGCTTGCTAGCCACGTGACTGGTGCAAATTGtataacttctctgagtctcagtttccttatctcagTGAGTATCATAACAGTACCTTGTGTTATAGGATTTTGGGGAGGATTAGCTACAGTAATGCACGTAAAGTGTTTTGTGCCGTTTGTGCTCTGGCCTCGTAGTACAGGTCAAGTATTACTAATCCGAAAAACCCAAATCcgaaatgctccagtgagcactTCCTTCGAGTGTTAGGTCTGTGctcaaaaaatttccaaatttggaccattttggatttcagactaGGAATACTCAGCCTgtagctctcaataaatgttatttcctcttcctcctcctcctttttctcctcctctcttatTATTACCATAATTATCATGATTATTATTAATGAGCATAGCAGACAGTATGCTGGTGCCATTAATAAAATTGTAAACAAAGAACACTTTGTATTTGTGGGGggcatatatacagaaaatttttattttaaattaggttAAGACTGTGGTTATGGCAGAGAATCAGAAGGGAGAGATTGTAACAATAAAAGATTGGAGCTGGGATACATGATTGAGGCTTGATATGCAGACTGTTGTCAGCAGAATAGAGCAACAGTTACAGCAGTGAAAAGCCAAATATAATAGTTTACAGGACCTGTGTTAGCAGGCTGACTTTGGTTAAGAAGTAGCAGACAGTAGAGAAATCAGTGAAGAATGAAGAAGTAGCTGCCAGAGAAGTAGAAACAGAACCAGAAGAAAGCCTTGGAAGTCCAGAAGAGATAGCTCAAATAGTGCAGGAGTCAGTCATGTAAATGCTACTGATGTGGGAGTCACTAGaaacatgtaataaataaaacTGCATTTGCTTTTCTTACATAGACATGAGCACATATTTGTCCATGGAAGTCCAATTCAGTTCAAACTTTCATGCAGTGTAATATATACCATCCTAGGTGCCAGGCATTGGTTAAACTAATCCATCTACATGGACAATTTATGGTACTGCTATTTAGTTTGCTGCTACAATCTTTACTTAGCATTTAATcataatgtaatttttctttgcttattcttctttcatttttctctgcatgAGCAATTACCATTAGCTATTACGACACCACTAATAACCAGCAGCATGATAATAATAGTGTACTGCCTCAGTGTTTTGGGGAAAAACCTGAATAAAAGACTCACATGGATCTGTTGGGCTTGCTCCTTGTCTTCAGGGGTGGAGAGGGAAGAAGTGTGGCAGCTGTTGATGGCCTTGGTAATGAACCCTCTGCCCTGAGCATACCGTTTATCCTGGAAATGATGAAGCAAATTCAATTAGTTGGGGTTGCTTGTGCATTGAATAAATGTATCCATTACCCGaatattaaaacatttgatagatgtgtatttttaaaaagagagctacaaaaaatggaaattaagaatCAAGAAAGTAACCCTTTTGCCTACTTCTCTTTCCATTACCTCTATAAACTCATTTTTAATCTAACTTTTCTAAATCTCAAGCTCTTCCCTCCTTTAAGATTCCCTTGTTTACTTTCATTCTTCTCGCAAGTTAATATTTGGACagcaaacactaaaaatagacaaaatatgaaacataaaatgttttgttaagTATCATCTTTCTCTAGCATTTGGGCTGAATGCCATAGTGCATATGAATTtacatttatccatttaatcTCTTGTTTATTGTGGGTCCAAACTGATAGACTTCTCTTAATAGGTGTTATAATATAACTTTTATTTGAATAATCTCTGAGTCTACCCACCTGTACCTTACTTACCAAGTTCAACATAGATATGGAATACAATTTTTTTGATTGTGACAAAATAAGTCAGAAACACAGGGCACAGGGCCCAAAACTTTAGGAAATATAAAGCAATGaactgaggagaaggaaagaagaaatattagcTAACACATTGACAGAGACAGACTAATCTTTAGCAAAAGTTATAAAAGTTTAAAGGAATTACTAGGAAGCTATGTAAGACAAAAGAGGGGCAGCCAAAAACAGAGGCTGAAAGAGAAGCTAATGAGTAAAAAGAACTCTGTGAATGTGTATCTATTACAAACATGAAGGCCCTTCCATTTACTGAAGTGCTAATCTATTGCCTGCTCCTTGACTGACCTAAAGAGTTAACATCTGACTTTCAAATATCTTAATCAGAAAAAGAGTACCTGTTTCCAATTCTAAATCAGCCCCTTATTGCAATTATAAACGTACCCACTGGAAATACTGGAAAAATGATTCATTGCATTTTGGGGTCCTGAAAAGCTGTTATAATTTTTTCCCTAACATGGATTAAGCTTAGTTTACTTCTGTTCCATCCACCCAATTCACTGCAGTGCAACATGCATTTATTGGGTATCGATGGTGTGCTAAGTGAAAAATGCCTACGAAGTCTGTCCCCTACAGGCAAGAACAGGAAATCaaccttctcccttttcctcagCCCCACCTAAAAGCACTTTATGTctgtctctaatttttttttatttcagcatattttgggggtacaaaaatttaggttatgtatattgcccttgtccctcctcccccccgaatcagagcttcaagcatgtccatcccctagacggtgcgcactgcactcattatgtatgtatacacccatcccctccccacccaacatctgcccgacatccGATTAATgtacctgattaatgttattgcTCTTAGGtgatgtgctcttaggtgatgaccagtgaaaccaatttgatggtgagtacatgtggtacttatttttccattcttgggatacttcacttagtagaatgggttccaactctttccaggaaaatacaagaggtgctatatcaccattgtttcttatagctgagtagtactccatggtatacatatgccacattttattaatccactcatgtatggatgggcacttgggttgtttccacatctttgcaattgtgaattgtgctgctataaacattcgagtgcagatgtctttttttatagaatgtcttttgttcttttgggtagatgcccaataatgggattaaagtgaattaaggaaaaattttatgaatCATTACATTCTTTGAGATTTCATGAAACtgtctctttcttcttgttttgcattttattagCTGATGCCCTCTTTTGCCTATTAAGGTATATTATTTGCAATTGGGCTCAGGAGGTTTCCTCCTTTAAAATGTAGTGCAGCCCAGTGGTTTGTGTGAAGGCTCTTTCAGAGGAGAAGCAAGAAGTGTGGTACTTACAAATTCGTTGAACATTTCTGAGGAGAGGTTATGGATGTAGTGGGACAGGATGACCGCACGGTCAAACAGGTCTCGAAGGGACACCTGGCAGTTGACAGCCCCCCCGGGACAGATGGGCAGGGAGGCCACACTCTTGCACAGGAGCAGGTTggaccccagcagcagcagcagcagcagaagcgACCCACCTTAAACAAGAACACCAGCCACGGTGAGATGATCTATTCCGCTGAGGTTACCAAAAGTAATCATGCAGGGGGAAGCCATAtctctccccactgccctcagcTGCATAATTTGGTACTGTAATAGTGGGGGTGGGCGAAGAATCAACACTTTCCACTGTGTAAAtttagatatataattatatttgcaCAGATATATGGTTTGAGAAGTGGGTTACTGCCTGCATTTTTGTATGGCTCCCTGAAGTGCTTCTGTACTTTGCAAACATTTGGAGCTAAAATTAATTCGGAGCCAGGGTGTTCAGGTCATTCTCTTAAGATAGTTTAATGTCCTGGGAATTTCTGCAGATTTTTCAGCAGCCGGGCTCTTCAGgagtttgtaattttttaaagtcagtgTCTGATATTTACATTTTAGACACTGATGTGACAAGGACAGCACAGTTGATCTGTTTGATTTATCTTCATGCCTGATGAGAATAAACACATAATTGCTTGATTGCTAATACTGAGTATGAAGAGAATACTAACAGAAAAATGATGCTGTAGCTTGGATCTGCTCACTCATCATAATAATTCCATGCATTTACTCAACACTTTGCCAAaagcttaaacatttttttctgaatttgagCTTCATAATAACCCTGTCAGATAAACTGGACTTTGTAATTATCATCAAATGACATTGATGCAACAGATGGCTTAGGAAGGTGAAGTGATTTCCCCAAGTCCTATGACTCACAGATAAGAAAGGCAGGAGGCCAGGACTGTGGTCTTTGCACCTCCCCTTGTCACATCACACACACCTGTGGGCTCTCTGTCTGCATCCGTGTAACAGGGACCACATCAGTAGCCGTGATGGCTCAGTGTCTGCAGAGGTTATTGCTGTTACTTGTAAAGAACAACACTTTGCCTTTGATTGCATGATAACAGAGGCCCGAGGAGGCTTGATTTTATCCACTTTTCCTGTTCTAACTAAAACACTCACTTTTAAAATCTTCCACAATGATCAGAGATGGCTGTCGTCATCAATTTGCTATCTCAGCAGATGGGTAAATACAGACCTGTAACATCACtaattttcactttcaaaaggaaagaaacaagataTAGCTATCAAATTAAAATCAGTTTTCAACTTCAGTGACACTACTCCAAAAGAATACCTGATATAAAGATGTGTTTATCGGAAAACTAAGTTCCACAGAACCTTTGATAAATGCAATCAGAAATGTACGAGATAAAGTGAGGCAGTTGCTAAAGATTAATTTGTGAAAAAATACCTAAACTTAAACACCTAAAAATACCTAAAAACTTTGGTGTTGAGAATAACTAAATCCTTtagcttcaaaataaaaaagatattaatattatgagaTGACTCCTATTATGGACTTTTAATTTACCAAAAACACAGTgcttctaaatgtttattttatgcatGCTATGGTCATATAATGTAGCCAAATGGAGAGTTGATCTACATGTGTAAATAAAATGTCCTTTGCAGATAGAGAGATAGGAAAAGCGGCTCTAGGAAATTCATAACTGGATAGATGTTCTTTAATTGTGAGTGCATTTATCTGCACATTTATCATCCAAGGAATTTTCATAGTCCAAGATgagataaaatagacaaatgtttttgttcttcatttcataaaacaaattttatggttgttactaatttatttttcttgcaaatGTCAACCAAGGAAACAAAGGTGATTAGTTATTCCTAGCcagcttgtttttccttttgaaatgtcATTTGGCTTGAACAAAATTGACAAAGCAGTAGAAGAGACAATTTTGTTATCATTGTCTATCTTATGGCTTCAGATTGAAAGTTTCATCAGGTTGGTTCAAGTTGATCAATCCACATAAGAGGGCTGGGAACCAGGAAATGTAAATTTCTGCCCTCTGGAGTTGTGACAAATTGGACCCATGGCCTCTTTTGGTCTTGCTCTAGTCCAGAGTTTCTCAATCTTGGTATTATTGGCATTTGAATCTGGATAATTCTGTGTTCTGGGGACTGGCCTGTGGATTGTAGGCTGTTTAGCAGCATCGCTGACCTCTACTCATTAGATATCAGGAGCACATTTCCCTTGTCTCCCTGCCTCAGTTAagacaacccaaaatgtctccagacattgccataTGTCGCTGGGAGAACCAGGATTTCCCCATTTGagaaccaccattctattcttttGTGCCGTTGTTCAATTACTTTCTAGAGCAATGATTACATAGTACTTCTAAACTCTGTGAACCAGAAACCTGTTGTTATCACCTAAAATTTCACATTAATCCCCCCATATGAGTGTTGGTAAAGCCGGCAACTTGGTGAGTTGTGGCACATACCTTTCAGTGGAGATCCTTTGCTGTCCATGGCAGGGATGACCGTGGGAAACACACTTCCCCAGAGAAGATCGGAAGCCCCACAGCTTTCTCTGTCCCAGATGCTGGCTCTATAAGCCTTTGACATCTTCATGAATATATTGAATCAGgcattctcttcccttttcctggtCCTCTATTTCCGTCATTGAGATTACTCCCATAATTTCAAACATCAAATGGTATTTTATCTCTTATTCATATTCAGGAAGGCATATTGGCCAGAAATGAACATTCTAGGAAGGATTTTGATTAATTAGaccaaaaggaaatgagagaaatgaTGAAGGTGAGACCTGGAGACCAGTTTGGGTTAGAGGATCTATAAAACTCCAGAAGTCATTTACTTTAAAGTTTGTGTTAGAGGATCTATAAAACTACAGAAGtgatttaatttaatgtttaCCTTTATTTCTCTGCAGTTTATTGAATATATAGCATTATATTTCACTTAGTTAATAGTCTCATGTACTATCAATTATCCAATTTCTTAGTCAAGATTGCTaggtaaatatttccaaatttacaCAATAAATGCCAAGAGATATAGAATAAGGATTGAGAAAGTAAGATTTTCAATTCCCTGTTACATTCTCATTaaatttccctcatttttttcttgcttgtatacattctcttttgttccttttaaaatgGTATGTATATATGGTGCTTTGTTTTATAATGcacatttttatctgtttatttcttttgattttgaaatagaTGTAAAATTGGGTTTCAACCTGCAgtttagagattaaaaaacaatGGCTTGGTGAGACAATGTA encodes the following:
- the PRL gene encoding prolactin yields the protein MDSKGSPLKGGSLLLLLLLLGSNLLLCKSVASLPICPGGAVNCQVSLRDLFDRAVILSHYIHNLSSEMFNEFDKRYAQGRGFITKAINSCHTSSLSTPEDKEQAQQIHHEDLLNLVLRVLRSWNDPLYHLVAEVRGMQEAPDAILSRAIEIEEQNKRLLEGMEKIVGQVHPGIRENEVYSVWSGLPSLQMADEDSRLFAFYNLLHCLRRDSHKIDNYLKLLKCRIIYDSNC